Genomic DNA from Lactococcus garvieae:
TGTTTGCTATTTAAAAAGGAGAAAAAGGAAAAGATGAAAGAATTTTGGGGGCTTCATCCGACGATAAAAATTCGTCTGGTGATGAACTTTTTAGGAGCACTTTGTTTTAGCACGGTTGGTGGATCAATGACCATCTACTATAATAAATATATGGGAGCAGGAATAACAGGACTCTTGCTCATCGTAAGTTCAGTTATGGTTTTTTTGGTGGGGCTTTATGCTGGTCACTTAACGGATATTAAAGGCCGTCGCCCCGTGATGCTCTTTTCAACCGCTATTACAGCACTAGGGGCCGCGCTGGCGACCTTTGCTAACTCTAGCTTTTATTTTAATCCCTGGGTAACATTTTTGGGGTTTTTGATTGTGAATTTTGGCTTCGGTTTTTTTAATACTGCAAGTCAGGCAATGATTGTCGATCTGACAACAAGTGAAAATAGACGGACAGTTTACAGTATCCAATACTGGATTATCAACTTTGCTATCATGATTGGCTCAGGACTCTCTGGTTGGTTTTTCCGAGATTATCTGGTTTGGCTTTTGCTCGTGATTACTATTGAAGAAATCTTAAGTTTCATCGTGGTGCTCTTTTGGATAGATGAGTCATTTGATCCTGAAAAGAAACAAGAGAAAAAAACACCGAATATTATCCAAGCTTATTTCTTCGTGGCTAAAGATACTGTCTTTATGTCTTATCTTTTTGCATCGGTCTTTATTGCTATGATTTTTAATCAAATTGATTATTATTTGCCTGTTCACTTAAGTGATAGTTTCTCTACGACTAGAATTTTAGGATTCGAACTCTATGGTCAAAGAATGCTGACTCTTTTTCTCCTCATCAACACCTTGATTATTGTGTTTTTTATGAGTAAAATGAATCACTTAACTAAGAATTGGTCGCGCCGTACCGGTATTGGTTTAGGTATCATTTTACAAGGTCTGGGTTTTATTATTGCCTTCTTAGGACATAACTTAACTTGGGAGGTGACTGCGGCAGTAGTCGCTACCCTAGGAGAAATGATTCTTGTACCATTTTCACAAGCGTTGAGAGCCGATCTCATGGAAGGCGAGCATGTTGGAACTTATACAGGAGCTTTTTCGGTCACCCAACCTGTAGCGGCAGTACTTTCAGGAGTACTGGTATCTTTATCAGCCATTTATGGTAATGTAGGTATGGCTCTAATCATGGTGGTTATCATTCTTCTGGGCATAGTACCTTCATTACGAGCGATTCGGATGCATGAGGCGCTATAGTTTTTTAGAAAGAGAATGTTATAATAAATATAGGGAGTATAAGCGATGACTAAAGGAATAATTGCACAAAAAATTGATTAAACCCATGTAGATATAAAGGATGAAATTTACATGGGAGAATTATAAATGAAAGAAAATAAATACAATAATCAAGCCTTCTTTTTTAAATATGCACAAATGTCGCGTTCAAAAGAAGGTCTAAGCGGAGCAGGAGAATGGACAGAGTTACAAAAGATTCTACCAGATTTTCAAAATAAAAAGGTACTGGATCTTGGATGTGGCTATGGCTGGCATTGTAAGTATGCAACCGAACATGGCGCAAGCTATGTGTTAGGCACCGACATATCAAGTAAAATGTTGGAAATTGCTAAGAATAAAAATTTTGACTCTAAAATTAATTATCAATGTATTGCAATGGAAGATTTAAAACTTGCACCTGATTCTTTTGATGTGGTGCTAAGTTCCTTAGCTTTACATTATATTGAGGATATAACTACTCTTTTTTCTCATATCTACGAGTGGCTAGCCGTAGGAGGTGAGTTTGTCTTTTCTGTTGAACATCCAATTTTTACAGCCTCTGGACATCAGGATTGGATTTATAATGAAAAGGGTGAAATCTCACATTATCCTGTAGACAAGTATTACTATGAAGGAAAACGTGAAGTTTTCTTCTTAGGTGAGGCTGTTACTAAATACCACCGTACTTTGACTACTTATATCAATACCTTACTTCAGTTGGGCTTTGAACTCCAATATGTGATTGAGCCTCGACCGCCTAAAAATATGCTTCATTTAGAAGGAATGCAGGATGAACTAAGACGTCCAATGATGCTGCTCCTCTCTGTCAAAAAGGTATAGAAAATACTCTGGAAAGAAAACTTTCCAGAGTTTTCTTCTTATTGTATAGAATCTTGAAAGCTATTTAGGGGATGTGTTATACTGAAAGAATAGAAAAATTAGAAAAAGGTGTTTTATGTCAGCAGTAAGCTTTATAGCTGTGATGATGGTAGCGGTCATTGTCGCAAATATAATTAAAGAATTTTTCCCAAAAATATCCGAAACTTTTATCCTGATTGGAGTTGGTATCTTATTAAGTTTTCTGCCGGAATTTCGGCACTTTGAGTTAGAACCTGAATTCTTTATGATGCTTATCATTGCTCCGCTCATGTTCTATGAGGGAAGCAAGACTTCATTAAAAGAGGTAAGGAAAAATTTTAGAGGCATTTTTTTCCTGTCGATAACTTTAGCAGTAGTTACTGTACTTTTTGTTGCAGCCTTAATGAACAATATCATGGGAAGCTGGGTCTTTCCTCTGGCAATATGTTTTGCAGCGATTGTTACACCTACCGATGCTGTTGCAGTTAAGTCCATTATAGCGGGCAAAAAAATGCCCGAAGGGGTTAATGAGGCTGTGGAGTTTGAATCTCTATTTAATGATGCGACAGGTCTTGTTTTACTAAGTTTAGGTCTATCTGTTTTAGAAAGTGGGCATTTCAGTATCTGGGAGGGACTTGGGCAGTTTGCCTTTGTGTCTATTGGGGGAACCCTTATTGGTTTAGTAGTTGGTGCATTTTTAGTACGTATTAGAACTGCGATCAATCTCCGTGCGACACGTCCCGAAGCAACAATCATTCCTATCTCAATTTTGACACCTTTCTTTCTATATCTGTTAGCTGAACATTTGGGCACTTCAGGAATCTTAGCAGTCGTTGCTGCTGGATTGATTCATAACTTTGAAGGTGATATGCTTAAGCTTACTTCAACGAATGTTCAATTAACAAATAACACGATTTGGGATATACTAAGTGATATTCTCAATAACTTCGTGTTTATCCTTCTAGGGGTGAGTTTATTTGGAATCTGGGAAATCTTTAGAACCCTTGGCTGGCGTCAATCGATAGTGCTCTTCTTTATCAGTATTTTAGTCTATTTTCTTATGTTATTTATTCGTAAATTTTGGACTAATCAAAGAGGAAATCGGTCAATACAACACTTTTTTTCTAATGATAAAGCAGAACGCAGCAAGGATTCCAGCATTTTTGCTCTCTCGGGAGCACATGGAACGATGACCCTAGCCATGGCTTTCTCTTTACCAATTAATGCTACTATTTTAAGTAGCGAAAACAGAGAAATTATAATTACGATGGCGGCTATTGTTATCCTCCTTAGTCTTATTGTACCAACCTTTGTTCTTCCAAAATTTTTGCCAGAACTTACGGCATCAAGTTCAGATGATATTGACCACATTCGAAATGATATGGTTGACTATGCCATTTTACATATGGCGCAAGTAGTTCAAGACAGCAAGATGCGTAGCAGTCTCACAAAGCAGTTGCAGTCTCAAAAAGGGTTACAAATTCCTGATCACAATAAGAGCAGACAGCTGATGGAAGATATAGTAGCTTGGCAAGAAACTTTACTTGATACCGAGATGGTTCAAGCACAATTTTCTCCAACCGTTATTGATTACTTTAGGATCTATTTGGAAAATAGTAGCAAGCGTTCAACCAGTAAAAAAATAAGACGTCTTTTTACAAGACGAAAACGTGTAAGAAAATTCGATCCCGATAAAATGCAAGAACTTGCCCTGACAAGGAATGAGCTAGGGCACTTAGAAGATTTACTTTACCAACAAACTATGGAAAAACTGGATAGACTTGAAAAAGAACGTTTAGAGAATAAGGTAATTGATTTTAGCGATATTGAGGAAATTAAGCGCGTTTTTGAAAATAGACATTCTCGTATTCGTAATGAAATCCAAGAGGAAACAGTCATTCCTAATGAGTTACTCATAGAAGCCTTTCAACTTGAATATCAATTTATCTTGGATCAAGTCAAAGCAGGTATTATTTCTAAAGAAACAAGCAATAAACTTTTTAAAGAAATTAATAATGCCCAAGTTTTACAATTACAGAGTCAATAAGATTGAAGTAGTATATTAGAGTACTAATGTGTGAAGCAAGATAGTATAACTCTAGCTTCCTTTTTTAAGAAGTGCTATAATTACATGTAAAATAAAAGTAAACAAGGTTAGACGAAGGAGAAATCATGGCTTCAAGAAAGTTAAGAAAAAGTAAAAAAGGAATAGGAGGGAGATTAATCGGTTTCTTTTTGGGACTTGCTATTATTATTGCCATTATCCTTTTTGGACTAGTAATGCTGGGACGCTATGTTATAGAAAGCAGCTCTAATAATATCATATCTAAAGTAATTCCTTATTCTCAATCCTTAACGGATGCTTCAGGAAAAATTGCTTCCGCTAGTCCTGAAGCAATAGTATCTACACTTAATGGGAATGCCAGCAGTATAGTGGATCGTTCACAAGGTTTTATTGATTCTGCTCAAGCGACCACAGATGGGCAAACAGTCGAATACAAAGTGAGCTCATCTAAACTCAACGGACTCTTGGCGAATGGCCTTTTAGCAACAAACGGTGACCAAATTGAAGACATTGCAAATAAAGTCCTTGATTCCATGAAGTCTGCAGGAGTAGAACAACCACAACTTGTCCTAAAATTAACAGATAGCCAAGGTCAACTGATAAAAACAGTGAATTATAAATAACATATTTGTACAAATTTAAGCCCTTTGCACTGAGCAAGGGCTTTTAGCTACTTGTTCGTTTATGATATAATGAAAAAAATAAGAAAGTAGGTATAAAAATTATGGAATATCAATTGAGCTCAACTTCGGCATTTCCTTTAGTCCATGTTTCATTAAAAAATAATGAAGAAATCCAGATTGAATCTGGGTCAATGGTTTATCATAATCCATCAATCACGTTAGAAGGAAAGATGAACAGCAATGGCAAAGGCGGCTTGGGTGGTGCCTTAAAAGCTCTTGGACGTTCTATGACAAGTGGGGAAAGTTTCTTTATCACAAAGGTTAAGTCAAGTAGTCCTAACGGTCAAATCACTTTGGCACCAGCAACTGCAGGAACTGTAAAAGAGCTGAACATCGGCCAAGAGCAGTGGCGTCTAAATACTGGTGCCTTTCTTGCAAGTGATGGTGACGTACATTATACAATGGAGCGCCAAAAATTAAGTGGAGCTATTCTCGGTGGTACTGGTGGCCTTTTTGTTATGGAAACGCAAGGAAACGGACGTATGCTCATCAATGGCTATGGCGATATTGTAGAAATTGTCTTAGATGGTTCAGAAGAATATATCGTTGATAACCATCATGTACTTGCATGGAGTAAAACCCTTGATTATTCGATTGAAGTAGCATCGGGAACTTTTGGATTTAAAACAGGTGAAGGATTAGTTAACAAGTTCAGAGGACGTGGTACGGTGTTAATTCAGAGTCGTAATATTGAAGCCTTGGCAAAATCAATTATTCCTTTTCTTCCAAGTAACGGTTAAAATAAAAAAGCTATGGAGACATAGCTTTTTTATACTTGTTTAATCAGAGAGGTGCTGCTTGATAAGAGAAAGTTTTCTATTCCCTCGGTAAAGCTCCACGACTGTCCAAATCAACAAAACAAATACTAAAATAATAAGGAAAGTCGCAATACCATCTGCGAGATAATTTAAATTTTTAGGGAAAAGACTTTCTATCTGAGCAGGAAGACTGATAAGATTGAGATAGGTCAAAGCAATGACGGAGAACCAGCCAAACAGTTGAACCAACCAATTGTTTTTAAATTTGCCCATCTCATTTTTGCTGTTTGTCA
This window encodes:
- a CDS encoding MDR family MFS transporter codes for the protein MKEFWGLHPTIKIRLVMNFLGALCFSTVGGSMTIYYNKYMGAGITGLLLIVSSVMVFLVGLYAGHLTDIKGRRPVMLFSTAITALGAALATFANSSFYFNPWVTFLGFLIVNFGFGFFNTASQAMIVDLTTSENRRTVYSIQYWIINFAIMIGSGLSGWFFRDYLVWLLLVITIEEILSFIVVLFWIDESFDPEKKQEKKTPNIIQAYFFVAKDTVFMSYLFASVFIAMIFNQIDYYLPVHLSDSFSTTRILGFELYGQRMLTLFLLINTLIIVFFMSKMNHLTKNWSRRTGIGLGIILQGLGFIIAFLGHNLTWEVTAAVVATLGEMILVPFSQALRADLMEGEHVGTYTGAFSVTQPVAAVLSGVLVSLSAIYGNVGMALIMVVIILLGIVPSLRAIRMHEAL
- a CDS encoding TIGR00266 family protein, with amino-acid sequence MEYQLSSTSAFPLVHVSLKNNEEIQIESGSMVYHNPSITLEGKMNSNGKGGLGGALKALGRSMTSGESFFITKVKSSSPNGQITLAPATAGTVKELNIGQEQWRLNTGAFLASDGDVHYTMERQKLSGAILGGTGGLFVMETQGNGRMLINGYGDIVEIVLDGSEEYIVDNHHVLAWSKTLDYSIEVASGTFGFKTGEGLVNKFRGRGTVLIQSRNIEALAKSIIPFLPSNG
- a CDS encoding class I SAM-dependent methyltransferase yields the protein MKENKYNNQAFFFKYAQMSRSKEGLSGAGEWTELQKILPDFQNKKVLDLGCGYGWHCKYATEHGASYVLGTDISSKMLEIAKNKNFDSKINYQCIAMEDLKLAPDSFDVVLSSLALHYIEDITTLFSHIYEWLAVGGEFVFSVEHPIFTASGHQDWIYNEKGEISHYPVDKYYYEGKREVFFLGEAVTKYHRTLTTYINTLLQLGFELQYVIEPRPPKNMLHLEGMQDELRRPMMLLLSVKKV
- a CDS encoding cation:proton antiporter; the protein is MSAVSFIAVMMVAVIVANIIKEFFPKISETFILIGVGILLSFLPEFRHFELEPEFFMMLIIAPLMFYEGSKTSLKEVRKNFRGIFFLSITLAVVTVLFVAALMNNIMGSWVFPLAICFAAIVTPTDAVAVKSIIAGKKMPEGVNEAVEFESLFNDATGLVLLSLGLSVLESGHFSIWEGLGQFAFVSIGGTLIGLVVGAFLVRIRTAINLRATRPEATIIPISILTPFFLYLLAEHLGTSGILAVVAAGLIHNFEGDMLKLTSTNVQLTNNTIWDILSDILNNFVFILLGVSLFGIWEIFRTLGWRQSIVLFFISILVYFLMLFIRKFWTNQRGNRSIQHFFSNDKAERSKDSSIFALSGAHGTMTLAMAFSLPINATILSSENREIIITMAAIVILLSLIVPTFVLPKFLPELTASSSDDIDHIRNDMVDYAILHMAQVVQDSKMRSSLTKQLQSQKGLQIPDHNKSRQLMEDIVAWQETLLDTEMVQAQFSPTVIDYFRIYLENSSKRSTSKKIRRLFTRRKRVRKFDPDKMQELALTRNELGHLEDLLYQQTMEKLDRLEKERLENKVIDFSDIEEIKRVFENRHSRIRNEIQEETVIPNELLIEAFQLEYQFILDQVKAGIISKETSNKLFKEINNAQVLQLQSQ